Proteins co-encoded in one Streptomyces sp. NBC_01283 genomic window:
- the sigM gene encoding RNA polymerase sigma factor SigM: protein MTDQDLLARHVAGDKDAFGELVRRHRDRLWAVALRTLGDREEAADAVQDALVSAYRAAHTFRGQSAVTTWLHRITVNACLDRARKAKSRKTSPIDDTERLEQLLEPHESASAPVERGDLRREVAEALGTLPHDQRAALVLVDMQGYPVAEAALVLEVPTGTVKSRCARGRARLLPLLTHLRTEPRTQSGDGGDREGKKSGPGRNRTQGTSVPPAAGPRDAGPSDSAAVKGGGGRA from the coding sequence ATGACCGACCAGGACCTCCTGGCCCGCCACGTGGCAGGGGACAAGGACGCCTTCGGTGAGCTCGTCCGGCGTCATCGCGATCGCCTGTGGGCCGTGGCCCTGCGCACGCTGGGCGACCGTGAGGAAGCCGCTGACGCCGTCCAGGACGCCCTGGTCTCGGCCTACCGCGCCGCGCACACCTTCCGCGGGCAGTCGGCCGTCACGACCTGGCTGCACCGGATCACCGTGAACGCCTGCCTCGACCGGGCACGCAAGGCGAAGTCCCGGAAGACCTCTCCCATCGACGACACCGAACGGCTGGAGCAGCTCCTCGAGCCGCACGAGTCGGCGTCGGCTCCCGTCGAGCGCGGCGACCTCCGCCGCGAGGTCGCCGAGGCACTGGGCACCCTGCCGCACGACCAGCGCGCCGCTCTCGTCCTCGTGGACATGCAGGGCTATCCCGTGGCCGAGGCGGCCCTCGTGCTCGAGGTGCCCACCGGCACCGTGAAGAGCCGCTGCGCACGCGGCAGAGCCAGACTGCTGCCGCTGCTCACCCACCTGCGTACGGAGCCCCGTACACAGAGCGGAGACGGCGGCGACAGAGAAGGCAAGAAGTCGGGCCCGGGAAGGAACCGGACGCAGGGGACATCCGTCCCACCTGCAGCGGGACCACGGGATGCGGGACCAAGCGATTCAGCTGCTGTGAAGGGCGGAGGTGGGCGAGCGTGA